A window of Yoonia sp. SS1-5 genomic DNA:
ATGCCTGGCCCTGACCGTTCATTGACCTGCTCATCACACCGGGCGCGAACTGGTTTTTCTGGCTGACCACAGTGCAGACAGTGTTGGGAAAGTCGTCAGACGCGACCCGGTTCATCACGACGCTGCCCACCGCGATCATCCCGTCCCGGCTGGACCGGTTGGATTCGAAATACATCGCGCGGGCCATGCAATTGATGTCAGAAGCGGACGCCACCATCTTTTCCGACGGCGATTGGCGTGCGCATCCGGCAAGACCGCACGCAGCCACCAGCGCGAGGATGAGGACCGTTTTGGACTTTGGG
This region includes:
- a CDS encoding cell wall hydrolase, whose product is MRHDKGVFQLQAPKSKTVLILALVAACGLAGCARQSPSEKMVASASDINCMARAMYFESNRSSRDGMIAVGSVVMNRVASDDFPNTVCTVVSQKNQFAPGVMSRSMNGQGQALARASASAVLAGERHPNVGGARFFHAAWYDANFNNIHYVVTAGGNAFYEKRRPENVTTANPLPQTDGITG